The Candidatus Cloacimonadota bacterium genome window below encodes:
- a CDS encoding efflux RND transporter periplasmic adaptor subunit: MKQTMIIVAGLLILLLAACGGKDEAGKSMEQLQKEQGIPVRVKTVAAETFSKDLSYNASLGGSSESFGLSMLAEVVAGVQARVGDRVSAGQVIVTFPKTTPSAQFEQATTGFNAARQAYERVRNLHAEGAVSRQDLDNAETQFKLAQANLESSRQLITVRAPISGVLTSVAVNPGEMSHPGQILFTVSGTGGYKAKLTVPDKVARELKTGTPATATIGDEEITGRVSKISLALDPYTQAVPVEVSFPATGQRISYGATAEIKLQTQSQSDVIVVNREHIITENGKNFVWLNANGKAVKRAIETGMDNQLQFEVVSGLAPGDQLITEGISLLSDNALIRVVE, translated from the coding sequence ATGAAACAGACAATGATCATCGTGGCCGGCCTTCTCATCCTGCTGCTCGCTGCCTGCGGCGGCAAAGACGAGGCGGGCAAAAGCATGGAACAGCTGCAGAAGGAACAGGGGATTCCCGTGCGCGTGAAAACCGTGGCCGCGGAAACATTCAGCAAAGATCTCAGCTACAACGCCAGCCTGGGCGGCAGCTCCGAATCCTTCGGCCTGTCGATGCTGGCCGAGGTGGTGGCCGGAGTCCAGGCCCGGGTGGGAGACAGGGTTTCCGCCGGCCAGGTGATCGTTACCTTTCCCAAAACCACGCCCAGCGCTCAGTTCGAGCAGGCCACCACCGGTTTCAACGCCGCCCGGCAGGCTTATGAGCGGGTGAGAAACCTGCACGCGGAGGGAGCCGTTTCCCGGCAGGACCTCGACAACGCGGAAACGCAGTTCAAGCTCGCCCAGGCCAATCTGGAATCCAGCCGCCAGTTGATCACCGTGCGCGCCCCCATCAGCGGAGTGCTCACCAGCGTGGCTGTGAATCCCGGCGAGATGAGCCATCCGGGGCAGATCCTCTTCACCGTTTCCGGCACTGGCGGCTACAAAGCCAAACTCACGGTTCCGGACAAGGTGGCGAGGGAGCTTAAAACCGGCACGCCCGCCACCGCCACCATCGGGGATGAAGAGATCACCGGCCGGGTCAGCAAGATCTCCCTCGCCCTGGACCCCTACACCCAGGCGGTACCAGTGGAGGTGAGTTTCCCCGCCACGGGACAGCGCATCAGCTACGGCGCCACAGCCGAGATCAAGCTGCAAACCCAGTCTCAGAGCGATGTGATCGTGGTGAACCGGGAGCACATCATCACGGAAAACGGCAAAAATTTCGTGTGGTTGAATGCCAACGGCAAAGCGGTGAAACGCGCCATCGAAACAGGCATGGACAACCAGCTCCAGTTCGAAGTGGTGTCCGGCCTCGCCCCCGGAGACCAGCTGATCACGGAAGGGATCAGCCTGCTGTCTGACAACGCGCTCATCCGCGTGGTGGAGTGA
- a CDS encoding efflux RND transporter permease subunit, which yields MFLSDLSVKRPVLISMAVLVFVVFGALAWFALPLNLMPEVNLPFIVIQTVYPGAGPTEVETQVTKKIEDAIATVSLVDYTQSYSLENASIIMVAFKMKKNVDIANQEIKDKVDAILRELPDAIEKPVVMKLNMNAVPFMDIILSGNLDSRELFELADTKLKDRFGQVEGVGEVAVTGGAKRQIDVTLKDQVVYENRISLPQLLQILAAQNLDMPAGNFKRGSQEYSVRLKGQFSSLAKIADADIPTAFGMKKLRDLAQITDSAEEVRSRAIYHNVATKSIRDNVVRISLTNTSDGNVVNIAKEVSQLVAEIRPDLPAGITLDIVRDDSDFIRGTVNDTFTNILLGILLTGLVLLIFLHDWRSTLIVALSMPVSIISTFMFMQIAGYSFNLLTLIGISCSVGVLVSNSVVVIENIFRHKDLGQTRREAAMRGTSEIALAVMASTLTNIVVFVPLATMSSLVGQFFREFALTVTFATIFSLITAFTVTPLLASRLLSSEAKTNRFGLRFDRLFGKFAALYKGFLGRVLSSKKRSRAIILVTVAVLALSFALIPVIGLEFIPEMDQGEMSVTVELPQGHNLDQTAATLQTIHQRLGKHPEIVHVITNLGSAGYVDTGTHLASCSIKLVEANRRKLNSKQLADRVTRELADVPNARIKVNAISSGFGEDTGLEFYLQGQETARLEQLKSQISNRIKDTPGLTNLDTSTRGGRTELTVTPKRSEMAAVGATVYDLALALRAAVEGMVSTQYHAGGNQYDIKLSLEDAAVDSPDKIGNLSVVVNYQPYLLSQLADVSFGEGTNRITHRDRSKTVVFSAGIAAGATMGDVISGVKQRLEGVELPRGYKIVWGGSAEMLSDMVGDMLKTLILAVLLTYMLLAALLESFVQPLFILGTVPLAVIGVILSLLITGQTFNLVSLMSIIMLVGIVVNNAILLLDYANLRRKRGIAPHDALMEAGEAKLKPIIMSTLAIAIGMLPMALGIGPAGRELRMPMGIVMIGGLIVSAFLTLVIIPAFYYLTTKSSRLD from the coding sequence ATGTTCCTCTCCGACCTTTCCGTGAAACGCCCCGTGCTGATCAGCATGGCCGTGCTGGTGTTCGTGGTGTTCGGCGCCCTGGCCTGGTTCGCCCTGCCGCTGAACCTGATGCCGGAAGTCAACCTTCCCTTCATCGTGATCCAAACTGTCTATCCCGGAGCGGGGCCCACGGAGGTGGAAACCCAGGTCACCAAAAAGATAGAGGACGCCATCGCCACCGTGAGCCTGGTGGATTACACCCAGTCCTATTCCCTGGAAAACGCCAGCATCATCATGGTGGCCTTCAAGATGAAGAAGAACGTGGACATCGCCAACCAGGAGATCAAGGACAAGGTGGACGCCATCCTGCGCGAACTGCCGGACGCCATTGAAAAGCCGGTGGTGATGAAGCTGAACATGAACGCCGTGCCTTTCATGGACATCATTTTGAGCGGCAACCTGGACTCCCGCGAGCTCTTCGAACTGGCCGACACCAAGCTGAAAGACCGCTTTGGCCAGGTGGAGGGAGTGGGCGAAGTTGCCGTCACCGGCGGCGCCAAACGCCAGATCGACGTTACCCTCAAAGACCAGGTGGTTTATGAAAACCGGATCTCGCTGCCCCAGCTGCTGCAGATCCTGGCCGCGCAAAACCTGGACATGCCGGCCGGAAACTTCAAACGCGGCTCCCAGGAGTATTCCGTGCGCCTCAAAGGCCAGTTTTCCAGCCTCGCCAAGATCGCCGACGCGGATATCCCCACCGCCTTCGGCATGAAGAAACTGCGCGACCTGGCCCAGATCACCGACAGCGCCGAGGAAGTGCGCAGCCGGGCCATCTACCACAATGTGGCCACCAAAAGCATCCGGGACAATGTGGTCCGCATCTCGCTCACCAACACTTCCGACGGCAATGTGGTGAACATCGCCAAAGAAGTAAGCCAGCTGGTAGCGGAGATCAGGCCCGATCTGCCCGCGGGAATCACCCTGGATATCGTGAGGGACGATTCGGACTTCATCCGCGGCACCGTGAACGACACTTTCACAAACATCCTGCTGGGCATCCTGCTCACCGGCCTGGTGCTGCTGATTTTCCTCCACGACTGGCGCTCCACCCTCATCGTGGCCCTCTCCATGCCCGTTTCCATCATCTCCACCTTCATGTTCATGCAAATCGCCGGCTACAGCTTCAATTTGCTCACCCTGATCGGCATCTCCTGCTCCGTGGGGGTGCTGGTGTCCAACTCCGTGGTGGTGATCGAAAACATCTTCCGCCACAAGGACCTGGGCCAGACCCGCCGGGAAGCGGCCATGCGCGGAACTTCGGAGATCGCCCTGGCCGTGATGGCCAGCACCCTCACGAACATCGTGGTTTTCGTGCCCCTGGCCACCATGAGCAGCCTGGTGGGCCAGTTTTTCCGCGAATTTGCCCTCACGGTCACCTTCGCCACCATCTTTTCCCTCATCACGGCCTTCACCGTTACGCCCCTGCTCGCTTCGCGCCTGCTTTCCAGCGAAGCCAAAACCAACCGCTTCGGCCTTCGCTTCGACCGCCTGTTCGGCAAATTCGCCGCCCTCTACAAAGGCTTCCTAGGCCGCGTGCTCAGCTCCAAAAAACGCAGCCGGGCCATCATCCTGGTCACCGTGGCGGTGCTGGCCCTCAGCTTCGCGCTGATCCCCGTGATCGGCCTCGAATTCATCCCGGAAATGGATCAGGGTGAAATGTCAGTAACCGTGGAACTGCCTCAGGGCCACAACCTCGACCAGACCGCCGCCACCCTGCAAACCATCCACCAGCGCCTGGGCAAGCATCCCGAGATCGTCCACGTGATCACAAACCTCGGCTCCGCGGGCTATGTGGACACCGGCACCCATCTGGCCTCCTGCAGCATCAAGCTGGTGGAAGCCAACCGCCGCAAACTCAATTCCAAACAACTGGCGGACCGCGTCACCCGGGAACTGGCGGACGTCCCCAACGCCCGGATCAAGGTAAACGCCATCAGTTCCGGATTCGGCGAGGACACCGGCCTGGAATTCTATCTCCAGGGCCAGGAAACCGCCCGCCTGGAACAGCTCAAAAGCCAGATCAGCAATCGCATCAAAGATACGCCTGGCCTCACCAACCTGGACACCAGCACCCGCGGCGGCAGAACCGAGCTCACCGTCACCCCCAAACGCTCTGAGATGGCGGCTGTGGGGGCCACGGTTTACGATCTCGCCCTGGCCCTGCGTGCCGCCGTGGAAGGCATGGTCTCCACCCAGTATCACGCAGGCGGCAACCAGTATGACATCAAGCTCTCGCTGGAGGACGCCGCGGTGGATTCCCCGGACAAGATCGGCAACCTGAGCGTGGTGGTGAACTATCAGCCCTATCTGCTTTCCCAGCTGGCGGACGTCTCGTTCGGAGAGGGAACCAACCGCATCACCCACCGCGACCGCAGCAAAACCGTGGTCTTCAGCGCCGGCATCGCCGCGGGCGCCACCATGGGCGATGTGATCTCCGGCGTGAAACAGCGCCTTGAAGGAGTTGAACTGCCCCGGGGCTACAAGATCGTTTGGGGCGGCAGCGCGGAAATGCTCAGCGACATGGTGGGCGACATGCTCAAAACCCTCATTCTGGCTGTGCTGCTCACTTACATGCTGTTGGCCGCCCTGCTGGAAAGCTTCGTGCAGCCGCTGTTCATCCTGGGCACGGTGCCCCTGGCCGTGATCGGCGTAATCCTGTCCCTGCTGATCACAGGCCAGACCTTCAACCTGGTCTCGCTGATGAGCATCATCATGCTGGTGGGGATCGTGGTGAACAACGCCATCCTGCTGCTCGATTACGCGAACCTGCGCCGCAAACGGGGGATCGCGCCCCACGACGCGCTAATGGAGGCCGGCGAGGCCAAACTCAAACCCATCATCATGAGCACCCTCGCCATCGCCATCGGCATGCTGCCCATGGCTTTGGGCATCGGACCCGCCGGCCGGGAACTCCGCATGCCGATGGGCATCGTGATGATCGGAGGCCTGATCGTTTCAGCCTTTCTCACCCTGGTGATCATACCGGCGTTTTACTACCTCACCACGAAATCCAGCCGGCTCGACTGA
- a CDS encoding NifU family protein: MISTERIETILDKIRPSIQADGGDVELVNVREDNVIEVRLKGACNGCPMATLTLKAGIERIIKEEIPEVVEVISVK; the protein is encoded by the coding sequence ATGATCTCCACAGAAAGAATCGAAACCATACTGGACAAGATCCGCCCCTCCATCCAGGCCGACGGCGGTGACGTTGAACTGGTGAATGTCCGCGAGGACAATGTGATCGAAGTACGTCTGAAAGGCGCTTGCAACGGCTGTCCGATGGCCACCCTCACCCTCAAGGCCGGCATCGAACGCATCATCAAGGAAGAAATTCCCGAGGTGGTGGAAGTCATTTCCGTGAAATAA